The proteins below come from a single Crossiella sp. CA-258035 genomic window:
- a CDS encoding MSMEG_6728 family protein, with protein MQTFLPCPDFHRTATVLDPLRLGKQRVEAIQVLRALTVAGYGWRHHPAAAMWAGYEEALVRYGLEICAVWCAAGRRDTCQSTLRQDLHRATGLELVRTQAELAEAGELPPWLGERDLHRSHQSALVRKAPEHYRPHFPEVPDDLPYVWPSSDRPRREAIAR; from the coding sequence GTGCAGACCTTCCTTCCCTGTCCCGATTTTCACCGGACAGCCACGGTGCTGGATCCGCTGCGGCTCGGCAAGCAGCGGGTGGAGGCGATACAGGTGCTCCGTGCGCTCACGGTGGCCGGGTACGGGTGGCGCCACCACCCGGCCGCGGCCATGTGGGCGGGCTACGAGGAGGCGCTGGTCCGCTACGGGCTGGAGATCTGCGCGGTCTGGTGTGCGGCGGGCCGGCGGGACACCTGCCAGTCCACCCTCCGGCAGGACCTCCACCGGGCGACGGGGCTCGAACTCGTGCGCACCCAGGCCGAACTGGCGGAGGCGGGTGAGCTGCCACCGTGGCTCGGGGAGCGCGACCTGCACCGCAGTCACCAATCCGCGCTGGTGCGCAAGGCTCCCGAGCACTACCGCCCGCACTTCCCCGAGGTGCCCGACGACCTGCCCTACGTCTGGCCGTCCTCGGACCGTCCGCGCCGGGAAGCGATCGCCCGCTGA
- a CDS encoding helix-turn-helix domain-containing protein, translating into MSGSGPFLADCPARLAVELIADKWTVVVLAGLSQGPVRHGELAELIGGISRKVLTQTLRRLEAHGLLHRQAYAEVTPRVEYELTPLGATLIEPIHVLAEWARTNGEAVLDALDAHSDPVTRGDRDSRRGDPPSPGQAAAKTATAG; encoded by the coding sequence ATGAGCGGGTCCGGTCCCTTCCTCGCCGACTGCCCGGCGCGCCTGGCGGTCGAGCTGATCGCCGACAAGTGGACGGTGGTCGTGCTCGCCGGCCTCAGCCAGGGCCCGGTGCGCCACGGCGAGCTGGCCGAGCTGATCGGCGGCATCTCCCGCAAGGTGCTCACCCAGACGCTGCGCCGCCTCGAGGCGCACGGACTCCTCCACCGCCAGGCCTACGCCGAGGTGACGCCACGCGTGGAGTACGAGCTCACCCCGCTCGGCGCGACGCTGATCGAGCCGATCCACGTGCTGGCCGAGTGGGCGAGAACGAATGGCGAGGCGGTGCTCGACGCGCTCGACGCCCACTCCGATCCGGTCACCCGTGGCGACCGAGACTCCCGCCGGGGCGACCCTCCGAGCCCGGGGCAGGCGGCAGCGAAGACCGCAACCGCCGGATGA
- a CDS encoding NADP-dependent oxidoreductase, producing MRVITQQVFGGPEVLTVVDAPAPQPLPTEVLVRVKAIGLNPLEARLRAGEFPLLGKPPFVLGWDISGVVEQARTSRFRPGDEVFGMPLFPRAANAYAEVVSAPALHLARKPAALSHVEAAALPVVGLTAWQGLVDLGGVTAGDRVLIHGGSGGIGHVAIQIAKALGAHVIATAGGGKREFVEGCGADEVIDYTAVDFTEAVGDIDLVLDTIGGDTVERSLGVLRPGGHLVTAVAEGDAELVDGFEAAGMRFSGIAVDPDPVALRGLVELVEQGRLRVHVRETFPFERVADAHRLLDGGHLQGKLVLTV from the coding sequence ATGCGAGTCATCACCCAGCAGGTGTTCGGCGGTCCCGAGGTGCTCACCGTCGTGGACGCGCCCGCGCCGCAGCCGCTGCCGACCGAGGTCCTGGTCCGGGTCAAGGCGATCGGGCTGAACCCGTTGGAGGCGCGGCTGCGCGCCGGTGAGTTCCCGTTGCTCGGCAAGCCGCCGTTCGTCCTCGGCTGGGACATCAGTGGCGTGGTCGAGCAGGCACGGACTTCGCGGTTCCGGCCCGGCGACGAGGTGTTCGGGATGCCGCTGTTCCCCAGGGCGGCCAACGCCTACGCCGAAGTGGTGTCCGCGCCGGCACTGCACCTGGCGCGCAAGCCGGCGGCGCTCTCGCACGTCGAGGCGGCGGCGTTGCCGGTGGTCGGGCTGACCGCGTGGCAGGGTCTGGTGGACCTCGGCGGTGTGACCGCGGGCGACCGCGTGCTCATCCACGGCGGTAGCGGCGGGATCGGGCACGTCGCGATCCAGATCGCGAAAGCACTGGGGGCGCACGTGATCGCGACCGCGGGCGGTGGCAAGCGGGAGTTCGTCGAGGGGTGCGGCGCGGACGAGGTGATCGACTACACCGCGGTCGACTTCACCGAGGCGGTCGGCGACATCGACCTCGTGCTGGACACGATCGGCGGCGACACCGTCGAGCGGTCGCTCGGCGTGCTCCGCCCGGGCGGCCACCTGGTCACGGCGGTCGCCGAGGGGGATGCCGAGCTCGTCGACGGGTTCGAGGCGGCCGGGATGCGCTTCAGCGGCATCGCGGTGGACCCCGATCCGGTGGCGCTGCGCGGTTTGGTCGAACTCGTCGAACAGGGCAGGCTCCGGGTGCACGTGCGGGAGACCTTCCCGTTCGAGCGGGTCGCCGACGCGCACCGGCTGCTCGACGGCGGTCACCTCCAGGGCAAGCTCGTCCTCACCGTCTGA
- a CDS encoding cytochrome P450, with protein sequence MSRITGEDFLESYWRDPHPALARAREHTPVREVTFESGPTWLVTRYADVRAGLADPRLAKDWRASLPAEERAAAPPGLPAPMSHMLTSLDPPEHTRLRRLVTQAFTARRVAGLRPRVQTFARNLLAGLPADEPVDLVARYAIPLPMEVICELIGVPELDRETFAHWSTVLIDECPEEELVRASTKMADYLAELVAIRRRDPDEALLSGLIAAAEDGNRLSDLEIVAMAMLLLMAGHETSAVFITNSVRALLADPAARRRLSTPDSAALVEELLRWVSPALNASVRFATEDLEIGGTTIPRGASVTLSTGAANRDPDRFPDPTRLDPDRDPTGHIAFGHGIHRCLGAALVRLEAEVALPALFARFPHIQAATGEEELTFRRSVHVHAPRTFPVLLGPSSTME encoded by the coding sequence ATGAGCAGGATCACCGGCGAGGACTTCCTGGAGTCCTACTGGCGCGACCCGCACCCCGCCCTGGCCCGTGCCCGCGAGCACACCCCGGTCCGCGAGGTGACCTTCGAGAGCGGGCCGACCTGGCTGGTCACCCGCTACGCCGATGTGCGGGCGGGACTGGCCGATCCGCGCCTGGCCAAGGACTGGCGGGCCAGCCTGCCCGCCGAGGAGCGCGCCGCGGCCCCGCCCGGGCTGCCCGCGCCCATGTCGCACATGCTCACCTCCCTCGACCCGCCCGAGCACACCCGGCTGCGCAGGCTGGTCACCCAGGCGTTCACCGCCCGCCGGGTGGCCGGGCTGCGGCCGAGGGTGCAGACCTTCGCGCGGAACCTGCTGGCCGGGCTGCCCGCGGACGAACCGGTCGACCTGGTGGCGCGCTACGCGATCCCGCTGCCGATGGAGGTCATCTGCGAGCTGATCGGCGTGCCCGAGCTGGACCGGGAGACCTTCGCGCACTGGTCGACGGTGCTGATCGACGAGTGCCCGGAGGAGGAGCTCGTGCGGGCCTCCACCAAGATGGCCGACTACCTGGCCGAGCTGGTCGCGATCCGCCGCCGGGACCCCGACGAGGCCCTGCTCTCCGGCCTCATCGCCGCCGCCGAGGACGGCAACCGCCTCTCCGACCTGGAGATCGTCGCGATGGCGATGCTGCTGCTGATGGCGGGCCACGAGACCAGCGCGGTGTTCATCACCAACAGCGTCCGCGCCCTGCTCGCCGACCCGGCGGCCCGGCGGCGTCTGTCCACTCCGGACTCCGCCGCGCTGGTCGAGGAGCTGCTGCGCTGGGTCTCACCCGCTCTCAACGCCTCCGTCCGCTTCGCCACCGAGGACCTGGAGATCGGTGGCACCACCATCCCGCGCGGCGCCTCGGTGACCCTCTCGACCGGTGCGGCCAACCGCGATCCGGACCGCTTCCCGGATCCCACCAGGCTCGACCCGGACCGCGACCCGACCGGGCACATCGCCTTCGGTCACGGCATCCACCGCTGCCTGGGCGCGGCACTGGTGCGCCTGGAGGCCGAGGTCGCGCTGCCCGCCCTGTTCGCCCGGTTCCCGCACATCCAGGCGGCCACGGGGGAGGAGGAGCTCACCTTCCGGCGCAGCGTGCACGTGCACGCGCCCCGGACGTTCCCGGTGCTGCTCGGCCCATCGTCCACAATGGAGTGA
- a CDS encoding TauD/TfdA family dioxygenase — protein sequence MGSLIVRPLTGALGAEVRGVTLAEVDDALFKQIHQLLLDHLVLFFPEAAGLTPEAHKAFGSRFGPLEVHKFLPKLAGHEEIVVLDSDQGAKADVWHTDVTFAPNPPIASVLQIVTSPEVGGDTMWSNQYLAYQALSAPIRELVDGLTARHVFELPGGSYRSEAEHPVVRTHPETGRRSLYVNRMFTKRIPQLTAEESTALLTHLFTVSESPQRVCRYRWTEGAVAMWDNRATQHYAVNDYTERRVGHRVTVLGDEPKGDGARWPDHQVTGMSATAVKD from the coding sequence ATGGGTTCACTCATTGTGCGGCCGTTGACCGGGGCGCTGGGCGCCGAAGTCCGGGGCGTCACCCTGGCCGAAGTCGACGACGCCCTCTTCAAGCAGATCCACCAGCTGCTGCTCGACCACCTCGTGCTGTTCTTCCCCGAGGCGGCCGGGCTCACCCCTGAGGCGCACAAGGCGTTCGGCAGCCGGTTCGGTCCGCTGGAGGTGCACAAGTTCCTGCCGAAGCTGGCCGGGCACGAGGAGATCGTCGTGCTCGACTCCGACCAGGGCGCCAAGGCCGATGTCTGGCACACCGACGTCACCTTCGCGCCGAACCCGCCCATCGCCTCGGTGCTGCAGATCGTGACCTCCCCCGAGGTCGGCGGGGACACCATGTGGAGCAACCAGTACCTGGCCTACCAGGCGCTGTCCGCGCCGATCCGGGAGCTGGTCGACGGCCTCACCGCCCGCCACGTCTTCGAGCTGCCCGGCGGCTCCTACCGCAGCGAGGCCGAGCACCCGGTGGTCCGCACGCACCCCGAGACCGGCAGGCGCTCCCTGTACGTCAACCGCATGTTCACCAAGCGCATCCCGCAGCTGACCGCCGAGGAGAGCACCGCCCTGCTGACCCACCTGTTCACCGTGTCGGAGAGCCCGCAGCGGGTGTGCCGCTACCGGTGGACCGAGGGCGCGGTGGCGATGTGGGACAACCGCGCCACCCAGCACTACGCCGTCAACGACTACACCGAACGCCGGGTGGGCCACCGGGTCACCGTGCTCGGCGACGAGCCGAAGGGCGACGGGGCGCGCTGGCCGGACCACCAGGTCACCGGGATGAGCGCGACCGCGGTCAAGGACTGA
- a CDS encoding methyltransferase, whose amino-acid sequence MTSETTDHQAATAALAGLVDLATPFAVRTAVALRLPELIRDGHTTTPALARACDADSDALARLLRHLVAVGLFAEPAPGEHALTGVSLALLDERNALLRSWLDADGPGLKMDLAYAGMAHSVRTGESGYRVAHGTGFWPDYRADERLRLFFGATMAGFAWQTGPEVAARADWAGVSSVLDVGGGTGALLASVLNAHPHLTGAVLDLPEVRPEAEEFLAGLGGRAKFVGGSFLDPLPTGYQVLIVSRVLTDWPDADAVRILRRCAEALPEGGRVLVVEVLAGAEHAKNNSSFDLQSLTLLGGRERGPADFDELAAAAGLVRRERTDGANGLVVLAYGSA is encoded by the coding sequence GTGACCAGTGAGACCACGGACCACCAGGCAGCCACCGCCGCGCTGGCCGGGCTTGTCGACCTCGCCACGCCGTTCGCGGTGCGCACCGCCGTCGCGCTGCGCCTGCCCGAGCTCATCCGCGACGGGCACACCACGACGCCCGCGCTTGCCCGGGCCTGTGACGCCGACTCGGACGCGCTGGCCCGCCTGCTGCGCCACCTGGTCGCGGTCGGCCTGTTCGCCGAGCCCGCTCCCGGCGAGCACGCGCTGACCGGCGTGTCCCTGGCGCTGCTGGACGAGCGCAACGCGCTGCTGCGGTCCTGGCTGGACGCGGACGGGCCCGGCCTGAAGATGGACCTGGCCTACGCGGGCATGGCGCATTCGGTGCGCACCGGCGAGTCCGGCTACCGCGTGGCGCACGGCACCGGCTTCTGGCCGGACTACCGGGCTGACGAGCGGCTGCGCCTGTTCTTCGGCGCGACGATGGCCGGTTTCGCCTGGCAGACCGGCCCGGAGGTGGCCGCCCGCGCGGACTGGGCCGGGGTGTCCAGCGTGCTGGACGTGGGCGGCGGCACCGGGGCACTGCTGGCGTCCGTGCTGAACGCGCACCCGCACCTGACCGGCGCGGTGCTGGACCTGCCCGAGGTCCGGCCCGAGGCCGAGGAATTCCTGGCCGGGCTCGGCGGCCGGGCCAAGTTCGTCGGTGGCAGCTTCCTGGACCCGCTGCCCACCGGTTACCAGGTGCTGATCGTCTCCCGGGTGCTCACCGACTGGCCCGACGCGGACGCGGTGCGGATCCTGCGCCGCTGCGCCGAGGCCCTGCCCGAGGGCGGGCGGGTCCTGGTGGTGGAGGTGCTCGCCGGAGCCGAGCACGCCAAGAACAACTCCTCCTTCGACTTGCAGTCGCTGACCCTGCTCGGTGGGCGCGAACGCGGTCCGGCGGACTTCGACGAGCTGGCCGCGGCCGCGGGCCTGGTGCGCCGGGAGCGCACGGACGGGGCCAACGGCCTGGTGGTGCTGGCCTACGGCAGCGCCTGA
- a CDS encoding NAD(P)/FAD-dependent oxidoreductase: MSRVVVVGAGVAGLAAACALGRLGHRVLVLEKRQTPARVAKGEVLQPGSLAILRQWGVTELLDQAGALRLSKLIARAADGEPRMVLDYHRLPAEQPWLLAHDYPVILQALIDALPPSVEVRRGVVVREPLRTGGRITGVRCDDGDIPAALVVAADGVSSRLREAAGLSAPRQDYPHRLAAFELAGADVPPDFSAYVTDGGLRLHYPLPGRRVRLYVQVGPDELRGLGQDGLRRWADGVLAGCPGLAPLAGALHAGLAQRQLLPVGRALAASLVVPGLALAGDTGHLVHPMAAQGMNSAIADAHELAAVLRQGGSLAPEVVDHALRRYDSARRANLAHIGRTSHNAARMITTRSWLGARALAGTGGNDRIRHEVLHTMSGLGVRKLTLLDRLHQARLLPDPRAGRLPDWVRAAAPAPAEEAAR; the protein is encoded by the coding sequence GTGAGCCGCGTCGTGGTGGTCGGCGCCGGGGTGGCCGGGCTGGCCGCGGCCTGCGCGCTGGGCCGCCTCGGGCACCGGGTCCTGGTGCTGGAGAAGCGGCAGACCCCCGCCCGGGTGGCCAAGGGCGAGGTGCTGCAACCGGGTTCGCTGGCGATCCTGCGGCAGTGGGGCGTGACCGAGCTGCTGGACCAGGCGGGCGCGCTGCGGCTGTCCAAGCTCATCGCCCGCGCCGCCGACGGCGAGCCGCGCATGGTCCTGGACTACCACCGGCTGCCTGCCGAACAGCCGTGGCTGCTCGCGCACGACTACCCGGTGATCCTCCAGGCGCTCATCGACGCGCTGCCGCCCAGCGTCGAGGTGCGGCGCGGTGTGGTGGTCCGCGAGCCGCTGCGCACCGGGGGCCGGATCACCGGCGTGCGCTGCGACGACGGGGACATCCCGGCGGCGCTGGTGGTGGCCGCCGACGGCGTGTCCTCCCGGCTGCGGGAGGCGGCCGGGCTGAGCGCGCCGCGCCAGGACTACCCGCACCGGCTGGCCGCCTTCGAGCTGGCCGGTGCGGACGTGCCGCCCGACTTCTCCGCCTACGTCACCGACGGCGGGCTGCGCCTGCACTACCCGCTGCCCGGCAGGCGGGTCCGGCTCTACGTCCAGGTCGGACCGGACGAGCTGCGCGGACTCGGCCAGGACGGCCTGCGCCGGTGGGCTGACGGGGTGCTGGCGGGCTGTCCCGGTCTGGCACCCCTGGCCGGGGCCCTGCACGCCGGGCTGGCCCAGCGGCAGCTGCTGCCGGTGGGCCGCGCGCTGGCCGCGTCGCTGGTCGTGCCCGGTTTGGCGCTGGCAGGGGATACCGGCCACCTGGTGCACCCGATGGCGGCGCAGGGCATGAACAGCGCGATCGCCGACGCGCACGAACTGGCCGCGGTGCTGCGCCAGGGCGGCTCGCTGGCCCCCGAGGTCGTCGACCACGCACTGCGCCGCTACGACAGCGCGCGGCGGGCCAACCTCGCCCACATCGGCCGGACCAGCCACAACGCCGCCCGGATGATCACCACCCGGTCCTGGCTCGGCGCTCGGGCGCTGGCGGGCACGGGTGGCAACGACCGCATCCGGCACGAGGTCCTGCACACCATGTCCGGCCTGGGCGTGCGCAAGCTGACCCTGCTGGACCGGCTGCACCAGGCCAGGCTGCTGCCCGATCCGCGCGCGGGCAGGCTGCCGGACTGGGTGCGCGCCGCCGCCCCGGCGCCGGCCGAGGAGGCGGCGCGGTGA
- a CDS encoding prenyltransferase/squalene oxidase repeat-containing protein, with protein MTSAHTGTEELATAIEEGAEALLAAQRPDGVFDYGASSLRSTLATAGAITALHFADPGGAADLIAAGADRLRRTQNEDGGWAMVPGLPSEPGPTAVSAAALHLIYPAGNAEQVAAGRRWLDDYGGLAAIPHPEVVLWCRQFYGFVGWLAPSEMRRFPLELALLPGLYRRLFDLRLPMASALGLAQTRHRPLTRLQRRLAGWAEPKALLCIRQAFEHEGSAGSWSEDAWVTGLVCAGLARAGLAPDMVEAAVGWFRRTMHPDGSWASTPLDAAWTMYAARGLLEAGYRDHPGLAAARELFVRLQQHRPFLAFGCPPGFWGWSGPNGWPAVLETGEIISVLARSPGTGQEQAIAKGVAWLSDRQDSRGSWGLCVRDTKVANSGPCPMSTAQAVDALLDGGVPAEDKRIRRALRWLDRAQLPDGGYESVWYREHTMGTAAVLETFVRCGQTGSTAAVRARDWLLGARNADGSWGDGHGAPGTVEETGWAVSSLLAAGEREAAADGVRWLLAARLPGGGWTPHPVHEYVRRVSRYANPGFTHGMALRALGRFQAATR; from the coding sequence ATGACCTCGGCGCACACCGGCACGGAGGAGCTCGCGACCGCCATCGAAGAGGGCGCCGAGGCGTTGCTGGCGGCGCAGCGGCCGGACGGCGTGTTCGACTACGGGGCGAGCAGCCTGCGGTCCACCCTGGCCACCGCGGGCGCGATCACCGCGCTGCACTTCGCCGACCCCGGTGGCGCGGCCGACCTGATCGCGGCCGGCGCGGACCGCCTGCGCCGCACCCAGAACGAGGACGGCGGCTGGGCGATGGTGCCGGGCCTGCCGAGCGAACCGGGCCCCACGGCGGTGTCGGCGGCGGCCCTGCACCTCATCTACCCAGCGGGCAACGCCGAGCAGGTCGCCGCGGGACGGCGCTGGCTGGACGACTACGGCGGCCTGGCAGCGATCCCGCACCCGGAGGTGGTGCTGTGGTGCCGCCAGTTCTACGGCTTCGTAGGCTGGCTGGCTCCCAGCGAGATGCGCCGCTTCCCGCTGGAGCTCGCGCTGTTGCCGGGGCTGTACCGCCGCCTGTTCGACCTGCGGCTGCCGATGGCCTCCGCGCTCGGTCTGGCCCAGACCCGGCACCGCCCGCTGACCCGGCTGCAACGGCGGCTGGCCGGCTGGGCGGAACCCAAGGCGCTGCTGTGCATCCGGCAGGCCTTCGAGCACGAGGGCTCGGCGGGTTCCTGGTCGGAGGACGCGTGGGTGACCGGCCTGGTCTGCGCCGGACTGGCCAGGGCGGGCCTGGCCCCGGACATGGTCGAGGCGGCGGTGGGCTGGTTCCGGCGCACCATGCACCCCGACGGCTCCTGGGCCTCCACCCCACTGGACGCGGCCTGGACCATGTACGCCGCGCGCGGCCTGCTGGAAGCCGGCTACCGCGACCACCCCGGGCTGGCCGCCGCGCGGGAGCTCTTTGTGCGCCTGCAACAGCACCGGCCGTTCCTGGCCTTCGGCTGCCCGCCGGGTTTCTGGGGCTGGTCGGGGCCCAACGGCTGGCCCGCGGTGCTGGAGACCGGCGAGATCATCTCCGTGCTGGCCCGCTCGCCCGGCACCGGACAGGAACAGGCCATCGCCAAGGGGGTGGCCTGGCTCAGCGACCGGCAGGACAGCCGCGGTTCCTGGGGCCTGTGCGTGCGCGACACGAAGGTCGCCAACAGCGGCCCGTGCCCGATGTCCACCGCACAGGCGGTGGACGCGCTGCTGGACGGGGGCGTGCCCGCTGAGGACAAGCGGATCCGGCGGGCGCTGCGCTGGCTGGACCGGGCGCAGCTGCCTGACGGCGGCTACGAGTCGGTCTGGTACCGGGAACACACCATGGGCACCGCCGCGGTGCTGGAGACGTTCGTCCGATGTGGACAGACCGGGTCCACCGCCGCGGTCCGGGCGCGGGACTGGCTGCTCGGCGCCCGCAACGCCGACGGGTCCTGGGGGGACGGGCACGGTGCGCCCGGCACCGTTGAGGAGACCGGCTGGGCGGTGTCCTCGCTGCTGGCGGCGGGGGAGCGGGAGGCCGCCGCGGACGGCGTGCGCTGGCTGCTGGCCGCCCGCCTGCCCGGTGGTGGGTGGACGCCGCACCCGGTGCACGAGTACGTCCGCCGGGTCAGCCGCTACGCCAACCCCGGCTTCACCCACGGCATGGCGCTGCGTGCACTCGGCCGGTTCCAGGCGGCCACCCGGTGA
- a CDS encoding UbiA family prenyltransferase codes for MTADLRELGRTGRPLRERALAHWQTWRPYTTCYPALLGLAGALAAGGAAPLGLLVAVLSPVLGWLSGHYLGDYFDRDLDAIAKPQRPIPSGRLAPGTALWCGTGCALASLAGAVAVNWRILPVFAVTMSGIVAYSAVFKRMGFAGNLSRGVLSALALAVGAMTAAPWPPWALAPVAAGFLLHDTASNLIGTVRDVDGDRAGGYRSVPVRHGVVAAVRLAATLWAAGIAALAAGAFLAPRPGPQLALLTVAAVVGGGALATARPAGLTARRALRAHELLVAERLVLAAAVVAGAAGPGTALLVLLPALAFSIVVQARMRARHEFPAQAGGGDRR; via the coding sequence GTGACCGCTGACCTGCGCGAGCTCGGCCGCACCGGCAGGCCGCTGCGCGAGCGGGCACTGGCGCACTGGCAGACCTGGCGGCCGTACACGACCTGCTACCCGGCGCTGCTCGGGCTGGCCGGCGCGCTGGCGGCAGGCGGTGCGGCACCCCTCGGGCTGCTCGTCGCGGTGCTGTCGCCGGTGCTGGGCTGGCTGTCCGGGCACTACCTGGGCGACTACTTCGACCGGGACCTGGACGCGATCGCGAAACCCCAGCGCCCGATCCCCTCCGGCAGGCTCGCCCCCGGCACCGCGCTGTGGTGCGGGACCGGCTGCGCGCTGGCCTCGCTGGCCGGTGCGGTCGCGGTCAACTGGCGGATCCTGCCGGTGTTCGCGGTGACGATGAGCGGGATCGTGGCCTACAGCGCGGTGTTCAAGCGCATGGGCTTCGCCGGGAACCTGAGCCGGGGCGTGCTCTCCGCGCTCGCCCTGGCGGTCGGCGCGATGACCGCGGCGCCCTGGCCGCCATGGGCGCTCGCGCCGGTGGCCGCCGGTTTCCTGTTGCACGACACCGCCTCCAACCTGATCGGCACGGTCCGGGACGTCGACGGCGACCGGGCGGGCGGCTACCGGTCGGTGCCGGTGCGGCACGGGGTGGTCGCGGCGGTGCGGCTGGCCGCGACGCTGTGGGCGGCGGGCATCGCCGCGCTGGCGGCGGGTGCGTTCCTGGCCCCTCGGCCCGGTCCGCAGCTGGCCCTGCTCACCGTCGCCGCAGTGGTCGGCGGCGGCGCACTGGCCACGGCCCGACCCGCTGGCCTGACCGCGCGCCGTGCGTTGCGCGCGCACGAACTGCTGGTGGCCGAGCGGCTCGTGCTCGCGGCCGCCGTGGTGGCCGGGGCCGCGGGTCCCGGCACCGCCCTGCTGGTGCTGCTGCCCGCGCTGGCGTTCTCGATCGTCGTCCAGGCCCGCATGCGGGCTCGCCACGAGTTCCCGGCGCAGGCCGGGGGAGGGGACCGGAGATGA
- a CDS encoding polyprenyl synthetase family protein — translation MTGTVSPALRPPAGDALALIREALVDRRRGGDRLDELTRYAMAVPGKLLRPLMLIAAAEAVGGQAGAVLPAAVAVEHLHVASLVHDDIIDGDDLRRGRPSVHARHGIADAIVTGDALLFDLFAAAAESAAPPQAVVAAVAELARAGGDLCRGQVLESAMVPPGAGRTGSDLTDYLDVAAFKTGALFRAACRVGALLGGGTAGQADLLADYGHHTGVAFQMYDDLLPYLDGRTAAGKPATSDAANLRPTWPVLIAHRDGAAEHRRAVETALSGTVEPAEALELLRFAVLGSGALGTAREGARERSALAVARLPELPGAAAAGRLAALAEIAVDRDR, via the coding sequence GTGACCGGCACGGTCAGCCCGGCGCTGCGCCCGCCCGCCGGGGACGCCCTCGCGCTGATCCGGGAGGCGCTGGTGGACCGCCGCCGCGGCGGCGACCGGCTCGACGAGCTGACGCGCTACGCCATGGCGGTGCCGGGCAAGCTGTTGCGCCCGCTGATGCTCATCGCGGCCGCGGAAGCCGTCGGCGGGCAGGCCGGCGCCGTGCTGCCCGCCGCGGTCGCGGTCGAGCACCTGCACGTGGCCTCGCTGGTGCACGACGACATCATCGACGGCGACGACCTGCGCCGGGGCCGGCCCTCGGTGCACGCGCGGCACGGCATCGCGGACGCGATCGTCACCGGTGACGCGCTGCTGTTCGACCTGTTCGCCGCCGCGGCCGAGAGCGCCGCGCCCCCGCAGGCGGTCGTGGCGGCCGTCGCCGAGCTAGCCCGCGCGGGCGGGGACCTCTGCCGCGGCCAGGTGCTGGAGTCCGCGATGGTGCCCCCGGGCGCCGGGCGGACCGGCAGCGACCTGACCGACTACCTCGACGTGGCCGCGTTCAAGACCGGCGCGCTGTTCCGCGCCGCCTGCCGGGTCGGCGCGCTGCTCGGCGGCGGCACGGCCGGGCAGGCCGACCTGCTCGCCGACTACGGCCACCACACCGGGGTGGCCTTCCAGATGTACGACGACCTGCTGCCCTACCTGGACGGCCGCACCGCCGCGGGCAAGCCTGCCACCAGCGACGCGGCCAACCTCCGGCCGACCTGGCCGGTGCTGATCGCCCACCGCGACGGTGCGGCCGAGCACCGGCGGGCCGTGGAGACCGCGCTGTCCGGCACCGTCGAACCCGCCGAGGCACTGGAGCTGCTCCGCTTCGCCGTGCTCGGCAGCGGCGCGCTCGGCACCGCCAGGGAGGGCGCGCGGGAGCGGTCCGCGCTCGCCGTGGCGCGGCTGCCCGAGCTGCCGGGGGCCGCCGCCGCGGGCAGGCTCGCCGCCCTCGCCGAGATCGCGGTCGACCGTGACCGCTGA